The genomic interval CATTCGGATCGCCTGTTTTTGGCAGGCTCAACAAGTAGTTAGCCAATGGCTCCAGGCCTTTTTCCTTGGCCATCGTCGCCCGCGTGCGCCGTTTCTGACGGTACGGTCGATACAGGTCTTCTACTTCCTGCAGCTTTGCTGACTGTTCGATGGCCGCTTTCAGCTCATCCGTCAGCTTGCCTTGTTCCTCGATCAGTCGAATGACTTCTTCTTTTCGTACAGACAAATTGCGCAAATAACGAACGCGTTCTTCAATGGCTCGAATTTGTGTTTCGTCCAATTGCCCGGTCATCTCTTTGCGGTAACGGGCAATAAACGGGACTGTGTTTCCTTCATCCAATAGGGCAATGGTGCGCTCTGCCTGATGAGGTTTGACGCCAGTATCCTGGGCGATTGTCTGGATCATCAATGTAAGTTCCATACATGTCCTCCTGCGCTCGTTCTTCGCCGTTTATTGTACCATATTTGCTGTTAAGGTCTGGAAAACCAGATGAGAAAAGTTGATCTCTACGAAAAAAAGAGGTGCCCGCAGACACCTCCTAGCTTATTTTTCACATGACAGTTTCATGCTGATCTACCTTTAGGGCCTCTCGCAGTTTCCCCAATGCCCTGCGCTGCAACCGCGATATGTGCATCTGGGACATGCCCATCACATCACCGGCCTGTTTTTGGCTCAAGTTTTGATAGTAAGTTAATTGTATGATTTCTTTTTCCCGCTTGTCCAAAACGTTCAAGGCTCGATCCAGCATTAAGTTCTGCTCTACCTGACCATAGCCTGATTCCTGGGATCCGATCAGGTCCAACAGCGTAATGGTATTGCCGTCACTGTCTGCTTCCAGCTCGCTGTCCATGGAGAGGGAATGATAGCTTCTCCCCATCTCCAGCGTCTCTAGCACTGCCTCTTCTGATACGCACAGATAACGCGCGATATCCGCAATTTGAGGAGAACGCTGCAGTTGTATCGTGAGTTCATCGACGACTCGCTTGATTTTCGGGCTTAGCTCTTTTACCCTGCGCGGGACATGAACACTCCAAGTCTTGTCCCGTATGTACCGTTTGATTTCACCTACGATCGTAGGGATGGCGAAGCTCTCGAACGTCCGATCAAACGACGGATCAAATCGACGTAACGACGCCAAGAGACCGATCATCCCTACCTGAACCAAATCTTCATGCATAATCTGGCCGCGGACAAACTTCTTTGACAACGTCTCTACCAGAGGCGTATACGCTCTCACCAACAGTTCCTGCAGATCCGGATCACCCGTTTCCCCGTATTGGTGAATGAACATCCTCAATTCTTCGGGATTATACTTCTTTTTCCGAGATTGTCCGGTCATAGCCAGCCACCCCATCCCGCCGAACATACTTGGTCATGGAGACCGAAACGCCGTTGTCTGAGCGAATTTCCACTTCATCCATGAGAGTATGGATCAAATAAAGACCCAATCCCCCTTCTTCCACCTCTTCTATGTCTCTCCCTGCGTAAATGGGAGTGAGTTGATCCGCAACAGGGGCGCTGTTCAACCCTTTTCCTTCGTCGGTTACCACGATCTGCAAGCGATTTGAATACACCACGCAATCCAACTGAATGGCGCCTTTTTTATCGTCATCCCGGTAAGCGTGCTTCACTGCATTACTGCATGCCTCTCCCACCGCCAGCTTGATATCCTCAATTTCTTCGTAGGAAAATCCCATGCGGTTGGCCACTCCAGAAACGGTCAGGCGCGCAACCCCCAGATAATCTGGCAGGCTGGGCAGCTTCAACTGAATCACGTCTCCCTCAGGTCTATTTTCAATCATTACTCGCTCTCTCCTTTGCGGACGGCAATTAGATCGTACAAGCCAGTAATGCGAAACAGCCTTTCCACTCGTGGAGACAGATTTTGAACGACAAAGGCGCAGTCTGTCTGTTTGCATGCTTTCATGACGGCAATAAAGATTCCGATTCCTGTACTGTCCATATACTCTACTTGTGCCAAATCAACGGCAATCACGGCCGCATTTGGTGTCTGCACCAATGTCATAATCGCTTCTTTTACTTTCGGCCCAGTAAACGCATCGATATCCCCACAAAGGTTTACTTGATGCTCCGTCTCATTGCTGGTGATCTTGATAGTCAGGTCCATCCGCATCTCCCTCCAGGTGTCGCTCATGTTCTTCGCAGTACAATCATGGTGTAATCATCTGGCAGTTCAAACTGGGAGAGCAACAAGAGCTTACTGTAAAGGCCATCTGCCATCGCTTGGGCGGATGCGCCTACTTCAGCCTTCAGGTATGATACCAACTCTTCCCTTTGTAAGTAATATCGGTCAATTTTACGTTCTGTTACACCATCAGTCAGAAGAATCAGAACATCACCCACGTCCAGGTGTACTTCCCGCTCTTGGTAGTGGCTATCCGAGCAAAGTCCTAGCGCCGCACCTTGCCCCTCCATATCGTAAAAACGGCCGTCCCGTGCACGATACACGAATCCCGGCTCATGTCCGGCTACTGCATACCGAAAACAATGCCTCCGCGTATCGTAGCAGCCAAATAACATCGTGACAAACATGCTGGGATCGATATTTCGTTCCACGACCCGATTGAGATGACCCAGCATTTCATCAGGTCCACCTATCATTTCTCCTAAGCTTTCCATCGCGTATTTCAACATCGACATACACATGGCGGCCGAGATCCCTTTGCCCGTGATGTCGGCAATCGTCAAACACATCCGCCCGTCGTCGCGCGCAATGATATTGTAATAATCACCCGATATCTGTTTGGCTGCGACGCTCACTAACCCGATGTCCACATCCGGATACACAGGGAGCTCTTGCGGCAGCAAGGATCTCTGCATCGCAGAAGCTACCGCGATCTCAGATTGCAGCTGCTTATGCTTGCTCCTCAGGCTGGTCACAGACCGATGCTCATTTCCGTATTCGATCATCACTTCCGTCAAAATGGAAAAGGAGGCACGCACGAATTCGGGCACTTCCCCCAGTTGCTTCAATGCACGCTCATGCAGATCAATCATTTCTTCCGGTGAAATATCTCGTAAAAGCAACCATTTCCCCAGCTGCTGAGCGTCATAGAGCTGGTCTTCACCTTGACCTGTCAAGTATTCCCGGAGAATTTGCACGTACTCTTTCTCTATACCCCGGGTCGGCATCTCGCTCCACCTTCCTTTGTTCAATCACGCCATTTCACGATGATGACACGCGTCCCTTCGCCTGAAGCGCTCTGAATATCGAATTCATCCATCATGCGCCTGACACCAGGCAACCCCGCCCCTAACGCACCTGAAGTAGTATAGCCGTCTTCTAACGCCTTGCGAATGTCGGGTATTCCGGGTCCAGCGTCAACCGCCGTAATTTGCAAGCCGATTGCCCCTTCGCGCTCAATCGGCGATATCGTAATGGTTCCTTTACCTGCGTACAAGTAAATATTTCGAGCCAGCTCCGAAATGGAGGTGGCCATTCGGGACTGCATTATGGTGCCAAACCCTAGTAGTCGCGACATAATTCGACCTACTTGCCTCGCAGAAACGATGTCCGACTCTGTCTCTATTTTGATTGTCTCAGGGTACAGCTCTGCCACAATCAATTAACCCCTTCCGCCCTCACTTGCAGGTAGAAATGAAATGAATGCGAAGCGAAGTCTGTTCTTCACTCTCAGAATAAACAGCAAAACGTGTCACATTTTGTCTACTATTAACTACCAACACATTCGCTACACGTACATCAAATCCCTGCCCCCAAAGCAAAAAAACCACTTGCTTCACTCAAGTGGCTTTTCCTCTCCAAAGGTCTGATCCTTGTTTTTAAAAATCAATGAGTCCCAGGCTGATCTGTAGGGATTCGTTGACACGATCCATCATCTCATCATCGAGATGTGTAATCTTATCGGTCAGCCGTTGTTTGTCAATGGTCCGAATTTGTTCCAACAGAATGACGGAGTCACGATCAAATCCATATGTTTTTGCGTCAATCTCAACGTGCGTAGGCAACTTGGCCTTTTGAATCTGTGCCGTGATGGCTGCGACGATGACCGTCGGACTAAATCGATTTCCAATGTCGTTTTGAATGACTAAAACAGGCCGCACGCCTCCTTGCTCAGAGCCAACGACCGGTGACAGGTCCGCGAAAAATACATCGCCACGTTTGACAATCACTGGTCACACCCCGCTAACTAAGCGGACAAGAGTATGGTCAGCCTCTTCTTCAGCGCCAAAAGCCTCCGATGCCATTTTCAGATTGATTTTCGCCATCTCCATATACCCTTTTTGCATCGTTTCGCGGATTGTGCGCTTTTTGCGCTCCTTTAGATACAGATGCATCGCCTGACGAATGAACTCGCTGCGATTGGATTTTTCCTTCTGAATCACGCCATCAACCTCTTGAAGCAAGTGTTGTGGCAAACTGATCATGATGCGTTTCGTGTTTGACTTCGACAAGACAAATCCACCTCCAACCATGACCGTAACTTTCATCCGCTAAGCATGTTCTCCTGCATATGTGTCAGTATGAACAATACCATTATGTCGAAACCATTGCAAAAATATACCTATCCGTACGCTTTGCAGGCTAGAAAACTTGGTTTCGCCAAGAAGTAAGCTCTGGCGAAGCCTTAGTTGCCCTTGTACTATCAACCTTAGAATTCCCTTATACATTCTGATAGTGCAAATAAACCAGCTTTTTGCGCTTACCTAGTATTCGCGCTTCAAAGCGAAACTCCTGCCGATTTTTGTTTGCTAGTTATTTACACTTTCTTTTGGAGCCTGTTTCATGGTGATGGGGTGAAACACTCCGGTCTCTTTCCCATTCCGATAGTAGACGCGAGGAATGCGGTAATTCAGCATGCAAGGTACTTCGTAGTTGATGGTGCCGATCAGCGCGGCCACCTCATCCAGCGAAATCTCGTCCTCCCCCTGCTTGCCATACAACACAATCTCGTCGTCGACCTCTGCCGTACACTGCTCAATCCTCACCATGATCTGATCCATGCAAACCCGGCCAACAATAGACGCACGCGTTCCATTGTACAAAACTTCTCCACGATTGGACAACAGGCGAGAATATCCATCTGCATATCCGATGGGAAGTGTTGCGATCTGTTCGCCTGGCTGAGCGGTATACGTCGCACCATAACTGACAGTAAACGATTCGTTTGTCGCCGTTTTCACGTGGGCGATTTTGGTCTTCAACGAGAGTGCCGGGACAAGTGCAACATCCGCACGGTCTTTCATATAGGGTGAAGGATATAATCCGTATAAACCTATGCCTAAACGGATCGTATCATACCCCCATTCAGGAAAAGCAATAGCAGCCGCTGTATTGCAGCAGTGGATCATGGGTAGATTCTTGCCTGCGGAGCGTAACGATTGCAATAAGCTTTGAAACGTTTCGTGTTGTCGTCGCACATGGGTGGTGTCCGGTTCATCGGCGCATGCAAAGTGGGTAAAAATACCTGTCCAAGCGAGTTTGTGACTTTCCTCGAGCGCGTTTACCACACGCAGCAGTTCTTCGGCTGTACGAACGCCCAAACGGCCCATACCTGTATCTGTCTTGATATGGATTCCTACAGGTGCAAGTCCTGCCTGGTGTAAAACGAGGTTCGCTTCGGCAACCCAGTCAGCATTGTAAGCAGTAAGCTCGATCTGCAATCGGCTGGCAGGCTCTACGGCCGTAGCCGGTGTATAGCCAAGCACTAAAATCGGAGCAGTAATCCCTGCTTCTCGCAAAACGATCGCTTCATCCAGCATGGCAACTGCCAGTGAATTCGCTCCACTCTCCAATGCTTGTCTTCCCACTTCGACAGACCCGTGGCCGTAGCCATCAGCTTTTACCACTGCCATGATGCCAGTTTCAGCAGGGACATGGTTCCTAAACGTTTTCACGTTGGCCGAAATGGCATCCAGATTTACCTCAACCCAAGTGTCACGACAAAACGGTTTCATTCTTATCTCCTCTTGTTCGCTTTGTTATAGTAAAACAAACGCTCGTTCAAGTGTTTGAGAAATTCACGGGAAACCATCAGCGACTCCCGCTTTCCTCCCACTCTGTAGATATGACGGCCTTCATAAATCTGTTCAACTTCGGAGAGTGGATAGCTGGTTTCCTTGCCTGACATGGTGATGATCAGGTGAGTTTTCGTCAGCTTGTACACAGGACGAAGCATGGATTTGTAAAGGAAGGGGGCCAGACCTACGACCCCAATCGCAATCGCAAAGGCGAGTACTTTGAATGCCGTGTTGTTACTGGGAAGAATTTGAGCGAGGATCAGCATCCCCAGGACAAATGCAACTGTCTCCATCACGCGCATTCGTACGCTTTTGCGCAGGAGCATGTCCTTGTACGAGGATTCTTCCTGGTACAAGACATCCGTAGACGGTTTTTTCATGAAATGCATGCCACCTCATTACGATAGAAGTTACTCTGAATGTATCGCGTTTGCCTGCTGTGTGTCAATTCAGGGAATGACGATTGCTGCCACTGTCTTCCACATTTATATGAATGAACTGGTTTACATCGAACAGCCCCTGGTCCGTCAATTTGAGCGACGGAATAACAGGTAAGGCTAAAAAGGAAAGTGTAAGGAATAGCTGGAAGGAAGTCGGAGCGCCTAATTCACGCAAAGCATGCTCAAGCTCGTCCAGCCCACGGCATACATCCTCCGCTCTTTGATTGGAGATCAGCCCCGCAATCGGCAAGCGGAGTGATGCCAATACCTTCCCTTTATCTACCACGACCAAACCACCCTGCATCTCCTTGATGGCTTCCACTGCGAACAGCATGTCCGCGTCGTTCGTTCCTGCGACGATGAGATTGTGCGAGTCATGGGCAACGGTCGACGCAATCGCCCCTCTTTGCAATCCCAATCCTTTGAGGATTCCAAGGCCCACATTTCCTGTCAGGTGATGACGTTCAATCACTGCCATTTTCAGCAGATCCTGTTCAACAGAAGGCACAAAGATGCCCTGCTCTGTCGGTACATCTACGACGAGATGTTCGGTGACGATCTTGTTTGGGATGATCCCGATGACGTGTGCCTTCCCGCTCGAAACCGGAATCGCTAATTGCTCGGTGACCAGTGGCTTGATTTGCACGCTATCGGTCAACGCCTCCCCCATTTTTTCTACTTTTGCGGATCGATGCGGGAAAATCCCTTCCACCACGGTGCCTTGTTCTGCTACCAGCTTGCCGTTTTTGTATACCTGATGAATAACGACTTCCTCGAGGTTGTCCAACAGAAGGAAATCAGCCGTATATCTTGGAGCAATCGCCCCTTTGTCTTGCAGCTGGAAGCATTCTGCCGCGTTGAGCGATGCCATCTGGATAGCCGTTATTGCCGGAATGCCACGCTCTATGACCATACGGACGTGGTGATCGATACTTCCTTCACGAATTAGCTCATCCAAATGCTTGTCGTCCGTCACGAACAGACATCTGCGCGCGTTGCGTTCGTTCACGACGGGAAGCAGTGCCTCCAGATCCTTGGCTGCCGTTCCCTGACGAATCATCAGATACATGCCCCGCTGCAGTCGTTCCTTGGCCTCCTGCACATTCACGCACTCATGATCTGTCTTGATCTGTGCGGTGCGGTACACATTGATGGCTTGAGTATCGAGTCCTGCTGCGTGCCCATCGATCTGTTTGCTTTGTGCAAGCGTCGCAGTCAGCTTGTCCAGCATGCCTTCTGTGGCATTCATGACGGCCGGATAATCCATGACCTCAGCCAAGCCCAGTACTCGCGGATGGGAGAGGAATGGATCGAGATCTTCCTGCTCCAAAACAGCACCTGAGTGCTCAAAGGAGGTCGCCGGGACGCAGGAGGGCAACATCACTTTTACATCAAAGGGAAGACCCTCCGATTCTGCCAGCATAAACTCGATGCCGCGTACACCTGCGACATTGGCGATTTCGTGCGGATCCGTAATGACGGTCGTGACTCCGTGCGGTAAAAGAACACGTGCAAACTCGGAAGGAACGACCATCGAGGACTCGATATGCACATGTCCGTCAATAAAAGCGGGGGAGATGTATTTTCCTTCCGCATCGATCACGGTATGCCCCTCATATTGCCCGATGCCGACAAATACTCCATCTGCAATCGCCACATCGCCTTGCAAGAGCTCCCCATTGAAAACATCGATGATGGTTCCGTTCTTGATGACGGTATCGGCTTTTTCCCTGCCAGCCGCTACAGCAATTTGTTTTCGCAAGACTTCTTTGGAGACGGTCACAGATGCTACACCTCTTCCTCGCTAAATATTTTTTAATGAATTCCATTTTACATTTCATCGCCCCATGAAGGAAGACGTGCAGCATCTTTTCAACATCTTGCGACCAAACGGATCATTCCTTTTCATTTTTCCCGAGATGGCCCGCCTGGTAGTAAGGTTTGGTCATAGTCAGCCAGATATGGTATAGATGCACGAGTCACTCCAATGAGTGAAGGATCGATCTCATGTAATAGGATACACGTCTCCTCTCGCGGTGCTTCACACAGCACGTGACCATCAGGTGCGACCAGCTTGCTCTTCCCGCAGCTCCCTTCCCCCACTGTATTTACACCCAGGAGGAACACGGTATTGTCCAAAGCACGAGCAGGCAGCTGTATATCCCATCTGGATTCGGCAGGAAAGCTCCACACGGAGGGAACGATAAGGAGCTCAGCTCCTTGAAGGGCAAGCAAACGGGCAGGCTCGGGAAATTCAATATCGTAACAGATGAGAACACCGATATTCCCTACAGATGTGTGTATCGTACGATAGACTCTTTCCCCATCGGTAAAGCTAGCCTTTTCCTTCCCCCAGACAAACGACTTTCGGTACGTAGCCAAAAGCTCACCCGTATTCTCAATAACGGCTAGCGAAATGTAGAGACGATCCTCTTCCTTCTCAGCAAACGGCAGCACAATGACCGTCCTCCACTTTTTCGCCAACTCCCGAAAGAGGCTAACAGTCTTCCCGGCAGGTGTCTCTGCGAGTTCTAGAAATTGTTCTTTCGTCAGATGGTAACCAGTCTTCCATAATTCAGGAAAAACAATCAAATGGGCTCCATCCCGCGCGGCCTGCTCTCCCATTTGAATTGCTTGCTGTTGATTTGCCTCTACCTTTCCAGAGTCAGGTTTCATCTGAATCGCTGCAACTTTATGCAATGCTTTCCACCTCGCATCTCGGCAGGGAGTACACTCTCCCACAATTTGTTGTTTTCGGATGATCACTTTATGCAAATGAAAAAAAAGAGACCGGATGATTTTCCGGTCATATCAGTCAAACGCTTACTATCATTCCTAGGATCGACCTAAGCTGGCG from Brevibacillus choshinensis carries:
- the sigB gene encoding RNA polymerase sigma factor SigB; its protein translation is MTGQSRKKKYNPEELRMFIHQYGETGDPDLQELLVRAYTPLVETLSKKFVRGQIMHEDLVQVGMIGLLASLRRFDPSFDRTFESFAIPTIVGEIKRYIRDKTWSVHVPRRVKELSPKIKRVVDELTIQLQRSPQIADIARYLCVSEEAVLETLEMGRSYHSLSMDSELEADSDGNTITLLDLIGSQESGYGQVEQNLMLDRALNVLDKREKEIIQLTYYQNLSQKQAGDVMGMSQMHISRLQRRALGKLREALKVDQHETVM
- the rsbW gene encoding anti-sigma B factor RsbW; protein product: MIENRPEGDVIQLKLPSLPDYLGVARLTVSGVANRMGFSYEEIEDIKLAVGEACSNAVKHAYRDDDKKGAIQLDCVVYSNRLQIVVTDEGKGLNSAPVADQLTPIYAGRDIEEVEEGGLGLYLIHTLMDEVEIRSDNGVSVSMTKYVRRDGVAGYDRTISEKEV
- a CDS encoding anti-sigma factor antagonist (This anti-anti-sigma factor, or anti-sigma factor antagonist, belongs to a family that includes characterized members SpoIIAA, RsbV, RsfA, and RsfB.); translation: MDLTIKITSNETEHQVNLCGDIDAFTGPKVKEAIMTLVQTPNAAVIAVDLAQVEYMDSTGIGIFIAVMKACKQTDCAFVVQNLSPRVERLFRITGLYDLIAVRKGESE
- a CDS encoding PP2C family protein-serine/threonine phosphatase, translated to MPTRGIEKEYVQILREYLTGQGEDQLYDAQQLGKWLLLRDISPEEMIDLHERALKQLGEVPEFVRASFSILTEVMIEYGNEHRSVTSLRSKHKQLQSEIAVASAMQRSLLPQELPVYPDVDIGLVSVAAKQISGDYYNIIARDDGRMCLTIADITGKGISAAMCMSMLKYAMESLGEMIGGPDEMLGHLNRVVERNIDPSMFVTMLFGCYDTRRHCFRYAVAGHEPGFVYRARDGRFYDMEGQGAALGLCSDSHYQEREVHLDVGDVLILLTDGVTERKIDRYYLQREELVSYLKAEVGASAQAMADGLYSKLLLLSQFELPDDYTMIVLRRT
- a CDS encoding anti-sigma regulatory factor, which codes for MSRLLGFGTIMQSRMATSISELARNIYLYAGKGTITISPIEREGAIGLQITAVDAGPGIPDIRKALEDGYTTSGALGAGLPGVRRMMDEFDIQSASGEGTRVIIVKWRD
- a CDS encoding type II toxin-antitoxin system PemK/MazF family toxin, whose protein sequence is MIVKRGDVFFADLSPVVGSEQGGVRPVLVIQNDIGNRFSPTVIVAAITAQIQKAKLPTHVEIDAKTYGFDRDSVILLEQIRTIDKQRLTDKITHLDDEMMDRVNESLQISLGLIDF
- a CDS encoding CopG family ribbon-helix-helix protein: MVGGGFVLSKSNTKRIMISLPQHLLQEVDGVIQKEKSNRSEFIRQAMHLYLKERKKRTIRETMQKGYMEMAKINLKMASEAFGAEEEADHTLVRLVSGV
- the alr gene encoding alanine racemase, encoding MKPFCRDTWVEVNLDAISANVKTFRNHVPAETGIMAVVKADGYGHGSVEVGRQALESGANSLAVAMLDEAIVLREAGITAPILVLGYTPATAVEPASRLQIELTAYNADWVAEANLVLHQAGLAPVGIHIKTDTGMGRLGVRTAEELLRVVNALEESHKLAWTGIFTHFACADEPDTTHVRRQHETFQSLLQSLRSAGKNLPMIHCCNTAAAIAFPEWGYDTIRLGIGLYGLYPSPYMKDRADVALVPALSLKTKIAHVKTATNESFTVSYGATYTAQPGEQIATLPIGYADGYSRLLSNRGEVLYNGTRASIVGRVCMDQIMVRIEQCTAEVDDEIVLYGKQGEDEISLDEVAALIGTINYEVPCMLNYRIPRVYYRNGKETGVFHPITMKQAPKESVNN
- the ade gene encoding adenine deaminase, producing the protein MTVSKEVLRKQIAVAAGREKADTVIKNGTIIDVFNGELLQGDVAIADGVFVGIGQYEGHTVIDAEGKYISPAFIDGHVHIESSMVVPSEFARVLLPHGVTTVITDPHEIANVAGVRGIEFMLAESEGLPFDVKVMLPSCVPATSFEHSGAVLEQEDLDPFLSHPRVLGLAEVMDYPAVMNATEGMLDKLTATLAQSKQIDGHAAGLDTQAINVYRTAQIKTDHECVNVQEAKERLQRGMYLMIRQGTAAKDLEALLPVVNERNARRCLFVTDDKHLDELIREGSIDHHVRMVIERGIPAITAIQMASLNAAECFQLQDKGAIAPRYTADFLLLDNLEEVVIHQVYKNGKLVAEQGTVVEGIFPHRSAKVEKMGEALTDSVQIKPLVTEQLAIPVSSGKAHVIGIIPNKIVTEHLVVDVPTEQGIFVPSVEQDLLKMAVIERHHLTGNVGLGILKGLGLQRGAIASTVAHDSHNLIVAGTNDADMLFAVEAIKEMQGGLVVVDKGKVLASLRLPIAGLISNQRAEDVCRGLDELEHALRELGAPTSFQLFLTLSFLALPVIPSLKLTDQGLFDVNQFIHINVEDSGSNRHSLN
- a CDS encoding nitrilase-related carbon-nitrogen hydrolase; translation: MHKVAAIQMKPDSGKVEANQQQAIQMGEQAARDGAHLIVFPELWKTGYHLTKEQFLELAETPAGKTVSLFRELAKKWRTVIVLPFAEKEEDRLYISLAVIENTGELLATYRKSFVWGKEKASFTDGERVYRTIHTSVGNIGVLICYDIEFPEPARLLALQGAELLIVPSVWSFPAESRWDIQLPARALDNTVFLLGVNTVGEGSCGKSKLVAPDGHVLCEAPREETCILLHEIDPSLIGVTRASIPYLADYDQTLLPGGPSREK